Proteins from a single region of Apis mellifera strain DH4 linkage group LG7, Amel_HAv3.1, whole genome shotgun sequence:
- the LOC100576110 gene encoding zinc finger protein GLI4 isoform X4 — protein sequence MYAVEGYIQDYTEMHLEDYHVSRSEEDVQRTISKSIKQEDFNTLHLAPITSVNTSNQQPCWITSHADNISSPVLPNNSSPKEYTDWDQLTTVFQYPCQPYSSTDRSPESTSNEATTPTWNNVIHNEISDCSNGQKLPSVGSAFSFSRTFCNTVYPEYQGYQDYQEYQDDVSVSLPLILHNQTEDQGLNGSMQAITDEFDLSLIRGDPTSLLCTNVESPSSPSSTYLEELQDPFSNLNGSCYAVGHLVSGQQASVSTMNFVNDTGLNDGFGNQIVLPRNEGLLLTDRRVPVSKTAQDMEKRSKSFDSSTTDENLTSTYQCRWIDCGCAFAEQEGLVRHIERRHVESSSSNSHGHGRRVQRDRDKDKDKEGETYAGSGSGQDEFACLWQGCPRARPFNARYKLLIHMRVHSGEKPNKCPFTGCKKAFSRLENLKIHQRSHTGERPYACQHRGCSKAFSNSSDRAKHQRTHYDTKPYACQVTGCGKRYTDPSSLRKHVKNHSEPPIPLPSLTPDSKSSGNIISNSNLRHDSISTSSKQQQQQIGYTGESNYRTYKTSESYADEDVDLFQTNLCQVDRISMNLDSNQEYVPIDSVKRFLIDDVSGSHVDGTGYQVDDEVPDFQELGSDIEQQFFELSSLDDAVFIDG from the exons ATGTATGCAGTCGAGGGATACATCCAGG ATTATACGGAGATGCATCTCGAAGACTATCACGTGAGTAGAAGCGAGGAGGACGTGCAACGAACAATTTCCAAAAGTATCAAGCAAGAAGACTTCAACACTTTACACTTAGCACCTATCACTTCCGTAAATACAAGTAATCAACAACCCTGTTGGATCACTTCTCACGCAGACAACATTTCATCTCCTGTTCTACCTAATAATTCCAGTCCTAAAGAATATACAGATTGGGACCAGCTCACGACCGTTTTCCAATATCCCTGTCAGCCATATTCATCTACAGACAGGTCACCAGAAAGTACCAGTAACGAAGCCACTACACCAACATGGAATAACGTCattcataatgaaatatcCGACTGTTCCAATGGACAAAAACTGCCCTCGGTTGGCTCTGCATTTTCTTTCTCAAGAACCTTCTGCAATACCGTTTATCCAGAATATCAAGGTTATCAGGATTATCAGGAGTATCAGGATGACGTATCAGTATCTTTGCCGCTTATTCTTCACAATCAAACCGAGGATCAAGGACTCAATGGATCCATGCAAGCAATTACGGATGAATTTGATCTTAGTTTAATTAGGGGTGATCCTACATCACTCCTGTGTACCAATGTAGAGTCTCCTTCTTCACCCTCATCTACGTATTTAGAAGAACTTCAAGATCCATTCTCTAACTTGAATGGATCTTGTTACGCGGTTGGACATTTGGTCTCTGGACAACAGGCCTCGGTTTCCACGATGAATTTTGTTAATGATACTGGGTTGAATGATGGATTTGGAAATCAAATTGTTTTGCCTAGAAACGAAGGCTTATTATTGACTGACAGGAGAGTGCCAGTGTCCAAGACAGCGCAAGACATGGAGAAACGAAGCAAATCTTTCG ATAGTTCAACAACCGACGAAAATTTGACGTCGACGTATCAGTGCCGATGGATAGATTGCGGTTGCGCCTTTGCCGAACAAGAAGGACTAGTTCGTCATATTGAGAGAAGGCACGTAGAATCTTCGTCATCGAATTCTCATGGACATGGGCGACGAGTCCAAAGAGATAGGGACAAGGACAAAGATAAAGAAGGGGAAACTTACGCGGGTTCGGGAAGTGGACAAGATGAATTTGCTTGTTTGTGGCAAGGATGTCCTCGTGCTCGACCTTTTAATGCGAGATACAAGCTGTTGATTCATATGAGGGTTCATAGTGGAGAAAAACCGAATAAATGTCCG ttCACTGGGTGCAAGAAAGCGTTTTCACGAttagaaaatctaaaaattcacCAAAGATCTCACACGGGAGAAAGACCATATGCTTGTCAGCATCGTGGTTGCTCCAAAGCATTTAGTAATAGTAGTGATCGTGCGAAACATCAGAGAACTCATTATGACACG AAACCATATGCGTGTCAAGTAACCGGATGTGGAAAAAGGTATACAGATCCGTCCAGTTTGAGAAAACACGTGAAGAATCACTCAGAGCCGCCGATTCCATTGCCTTCGTTAACGCCAGATAGCAAAAGTTCTGGtaatataattagtaatagTAACTTACGGCATGATTCAATTTCTACGAGTTCGaagcagcaacagcaacagatCGGCTATACAGGagaatcgaattatcgaaCGTATAAGACTTCGGAGTCTTATGCGGACGAGGACGTGGATCTGTTCCAGACGAATCTGTGTCAGGTCGATAGGATTTCCATGAACCTTGACAGCAATCAAGAATATGTCCCTATCGATTCTGTGAAACGCTTTCTCATCGACGACGTCAGTGGATCGCACGTGGATGGTACAG ggTACCAGGTCGACGATGAAGTTCCTGACTTTCAAGAACTTGGTTCAGATATTGAACAACAGTTTTTCGAATTGAGTAGTCTAGATGATGCGGTTTTCATCGATGGTTga
- the LOC100576110 gene encoding zinc finger protein GLI4 isoform X2, with protein sequence MQSRDTSRVSSEQHYTEMHLEDYHVSRSEEDVQRTISKSIKQEDFNTLHLAPITSVNTSNQQPCWITSHADNISSPVLPNNSSPKEYTDWDQLTTVFQYPCQPYSSTDRSPESTSNEATTPTWNNVIHNEISDCSNGQKLPSVGSAFSFSRTFCNTVYPEYQGYQDYQEYQDDVSVSLPLILHNQTEDQGLNGSMQAITDEFDLSLIRGDPTSLLCTNVESPSSPSSTYLEELQDPFSNLNGSCYAVGHLVSGQQASVSTMNFVNDTGLNDGFGNQIVLPRNEGLLLTDRRVPVSKTAQDMEKRSKSFDSSTTDENLTSTYQCRWIDCGCAFAEQEGLVRHIERRHVESSSSNSHGHGRRVQRDRDKDKDKEGETYAGSGSGQDEFACLWQGCPRARPFNARYKLLIHMRVHSGEKPNKCPFTGCKKAFSRLENLKIHQRSHTGERPYACQHRGCSKAFSNSSDRAKHQRTHYDTKPYACQVTGCGKRYTDPSSLRKHVKNHSEPPIPLPSLTPDSKSSGNIISNSNLRHDSISTSSKQQQQQIGYTGESNYRTYKTSESYADEDVDLFQTNLCQVDRISMNLDSNQEYVPIDSVKRFLIDDVSGSHVDGTGYQVDDEVPDFQELGSDIEQQFFELSSLDDAVFIDG encoded by the exons ATGCAGTCGAGGGATACATCCAGGGTCAGTTCTGAGCAAC ATTATACGGAGATGCATCTCGAAGACTATCACGTGAGTAGAAGCGAGGAGGACGTGCAACGAACAATTTCCAAAAGTATCAAGCAAGAAGACTTCAACACTTTACACTTAGCACCTATCACTTCCGTAAATACAAGTAATCAACAACCCTGTTGGATCACTTCTCACGCAGACAACATTTCATCTCCTGTTCTACCTAATAATTCCAGTCCTAAAGAATATACAGATTGGGACCAGCTCACGACCGTTTTCCAATATCCCTGTCAGCCATATTCATCTACAGACAGGTCACCAGAAAGTACCAGTAACGAAGCCACTACACCAACATGGAATAACGTCattcataatgaaatatcCGACTGTTCCAATGGACAAAAACTGCCCTCGGTTGGCTCTGCATTTTCTTTCTCAAGAACCTTCTGCAATACCGTTTATCCAGAATATCAAGGTTATCAGGATTATCAGGAGTATCAGGATGACGTATCAGTATCTTTGCCGCTTATTCTTCACAATCAAACCGAGGATCAAGGACTCAATGGATCCATGCAAGCAATTACGGATGAATTTGATCTTAGTTTAATTAGGGGTGATCCTACATCACTCCTGTGTACCAATGTAGAGTCTCCTTCTTCACCCTCATCTACGTATTTAGAAGAACTTCAAGATCCATTCTCTAACTTGAATGGATCTTGTTACGCGGTTGGACATTTGGTCTCTGGACAACAGGCCTCGGTTTCCACGATGAATTTTGTTAATGATACTGGGTTGAATGATGGATTTGGAAATCAAATTGTTTTGCCTAGAAACGAAGGCTTATTATTGACTGACAGGAGAGTGCCAGTGTCCAAGACAGCGCAAGACATGGAGAAACGAAGCAAATCTTTCG ATAGTTCAACAACCGACGAAAATTTGACGTCGACGTATCAGTGCCGATGGATAGATTGCGGTTGCGCCTTTGCCGAACAAGAAGGACTAGTTCGTCATATTGAGAGAAGGCACGTAGAATCTTCGTCATCGAATTCTCATGGACATGGGCGACGAGTCCAAAGAGATAGGGACAAGGACAAAGATAAAGAAGGGGAAACTTACGCGGGTTCGGGAAGTGGACAAGATGAATTTGCTTGTTTGTGGCAAGGATGTCCTCGTGCTCGACCTTTTAATGCGAGATACAAGCTGTTGATTCATATGAGGGTTCATAGTGGAGAAAAACCGAATAAATGTCCG ttCACTGGGTGCAAGAAAGCGTTTTCACGAttagaaaatctaaaaattcacCAAAGATCTCACACGGGAGAAAGACCATATGCTTGTCAGCATCGTGGTTGCTCCAAAGCATTTAGTAATAGTAGTGATCGTGCGAAACATCAGAGAACTCATTATGACACG AAACCATATGCGTGTCAAGTAACCGGATGTGGAAAAAGGTATACAGATCCGTCCAGTTTGAGAAAACACGTGAAGAATCACTCAGAGCCGCCGATTCCATTGCCTTCGTTAACGCCAGATAGCAAAAGTTCTGGtaatataattagtaatagTAACTTACGGCATGATTCAATTTCTACGAGTTCGaagcagcaacagcaacagatCGGCTATACAGGagaatcgaattatcgaaCGTATAAGACTTCGGAGTCTTATGCGGACGAGGACGTGGATCTGTTCCAGACGAATCTGTGTCAGGTCGATAGGATTTCCATGAACCTTGACAGCAATCAAGAATATGTCCCTATCGATTCTGTGAAACGCTTTCTCATCGACGACGTCAGTGGATCGCACGTGGATGGTACAG ggTACCAGGTCGACGATGAAGTTCCTGACTTTCAAGAACTTGGTTCAGATATTGAACAACAGTTTTTCGAATTGAGTAGTCTAGATGATGCGGTTTTCATCGATGGTTga
- the LOC100576110 gene encoding zinc finger protein GLI4 isoform X3, translated as MLMLLQYGDFINYTEMHLEDYHVSRSEEDVQRTISKSIKQEDFNTLHLAPITSVNTSNQQPCWITSHADNISSPVLPNNSSPKEYTDWDQLTTVFQYPCQPYSSTDRSPESTSNEATTPTWNNVIHNEISDCSNGQKLPSVGSAFSFSRTFCNTVYPEYQGYQDYQEYQDDVSVSLPLILHNQTEDQGLNGSMQAITDEFDLSLIRGDPTSLLCTNVESPSSPSSTYLEELQDPFSNLNGSCYAVGHLVSGQQASVSTMNFVNDTGLNDGFGNQIVLPRNEGLLLTDRRVPVSKTAQDMEKRSKSFDSSTTDENLTSTYQCRWIDCGCAFAEQEGLVRHIERRHVESSSSNSHGHGRRVQRDRDKDKDKEGETYAGSGSGQDEFACLWQGCPRARPFNARYKLLIHMRVHSGEKPNKCPFTGCKKAFSRLENLKIHQRSHTGERPYACQHRGCSKAFSNSSDRAKHQRTHYDTKPYACQVTGCGKRYTDPSSLRKHVKNHSEPPIPLPSLTPDSKSSGNIISNSNLRHDSISTSSKQQQQQIGYTGESNYRTYKTSESYADEDVDLFQTNLCQVDRISMNLDSNQEYVPIDSVKRFLIDDVSGSHVDGTGYQVDDEVPDFQELGSDIEQQFFELSSLDDAVFIDG; from the exons ATGTTGATGTTGCTGCAATATGGTGATTTTATCA ATTATACGGAGATGCATCTCGAAGACTATCACGTGAGTAGAAGCGAGGAGGACGTGCAACGAACAATTTCCAAAAGTATCAAGCAAGAAGACTTCAACACTTTACACTTAGCACCTATCACTTCCGTAAATACAAGTAATCAACAACCCTGTTGGATCACTTCTCACGCAGACAACATTTCATCTCCTGTTCTACCTAATAATTCCAGTCCTAAAGAATATACAGATTGGGACCAGCTCACGACCGTTTTCCAATATCCCTGTCAGCCATATTCATCTACAGACAGGTCACCAGAAAGTACCAGTAACGAAGCCACTACACCAACATGGAATAACGTCattcataatgaaatatcCGACTGTTCCAATGGACAAAAACTGCCCTCGGTTGGCTCTGCATTTTCTTTCTCAAGAACCTTCTGCAATACCGTTTATCCAGAATATCAAGGTTATCAGGATTATCAGGAGTATCAGGATGACGTATCAGTATCTTTGCCGCTTATTCTTCACAATCAAACCGAGGATCAAGGACTCAATGGATCCATGCAAGCAATTACGGATGAATTTGATCTTAGTTTAATTAGGGGTGATCCTACATCACTCCTGTGTACCAATGTAGAGTCTCCTTCTTCACCCTCATCTACGTATTTAGAAGAACTTCAAGATCCATTCTCTAACTTGAATGGATCTTGTTACGCGGTTGGACATTTGGTCTCTGGACAACAGGCCTCGGTTTCCACGATGAATTTTGTTAATGATACTGGGTTGAATGATGGATTTGGAAATCAAATTGTTTTGCCTAGAAACGAAGGCTTATTATTGACTGACAGGAGAGTGCCAGTGTCCAAGACAGCGCAAGACATGGAGAAACGAAGCAAATCTTTCG ATAGTTCAACAACCGACGAAAATTTGACGTCGACGTATCAGTGCCGATGGATAGATTGCGGTTGCGCCTTTGCCGAACAAGAAGGACTAGTTCGTCATATTGAGAGAAGGCACGTAGAATCTTCGTCATCGAATTCTCATGGACATGGGCGACGAGTCCAAAGAGATAGGGACAAGGACAAAGATAAAGAAGGGGAAACTTACGCGGGTTCGGGAAGTGGACAAGATGAATTTGCTTGTTTGTGGCAAGGATGTCCTCGTGCTCGACCTTTTAATGCGAGATACAAGCTGTTGATTCATATGAGGGTTCATAGTGGAGAAAAACCGAATAAATGTCCG ttCACTGGGTGCAAGAAAGCGTTTTCACGAttagaaaatctaaaaattcacCAAAGATCTCACACGGGAGAAAGACCATATGCTTGTCAGCATCGTGGTTGCTCCAAAGCATTTAGTAATAGTAGTGATCGTGCGAAACATCAGAGAACTCATTATGACACG AAACCATATGCGTGTCAAGTAACCGGATGTGGAAAAAGGTATACAGATCCGTCCAGTTTGAGAAAACACGTGAAGAATCACTCAGAGCCGCCGATTCCATTGCCTTCGTTAACGCCAGATAGCAAAAGTTCTGGtaatataattagtaatagTAACTTACGGCATGATTCAATTTCTACGAGTTCGaagcagcaacagcaacagatCGGCTATACAGGagaatcgaattatcgaaCGTATAAGACTTCGGAGTCTTATGCGGACGAGGACGTGGATCTGTTCCAGACGAATCTGTGTCAGGTCGATAGGATTTCCATGAACCTTGACAGCAATCAAGAATATGTCCCTATCGATTCTGTGAAACGCTTTCTCATCGACGACGTCAGTGGATCGCACGTGGATGGTACAG ggTACCAGGTCGACGATGAAGTTCCTGACTTTCAAGAACTTGGTTCAGATATTGAACAACAGTTTTTCGAATTGAGTAGTCTAGATGATGCGGTTTTCATCGATGGTTga
- the LOC100576110 gene encoding zinc finger protein GLI4 isoform X5, translating to MLMLLQYDYTEMHLEDYHVSRSEEDVQRTISKSIKQEDFNTLHLAPITSVNTSNQQPCWITSHADNISSPVLPNNSSPKEYTDWDQLTTVFQYPCQPYSSTDRSPESTSNEATTPTWNNVIHNEISDCSNGQKLPSVGSAFSFSRTFCNTVYPEYQGYQDYQEYQDDVSVSLPLILHNQTEDQGLNGSMQAITDEFDLSLIRGDPTSLLCTNVESPSSPSSTYLEELQDPFSNLNGSCYAVGHLVSGQQASVSTMNFVNDTGLNDGFGNQIVLPRNEGLLLTDRRVPVSKTAQDMEKRSKSFDSSTTDENLTSTYQCRWIDCGCAFAEQEGLVRHIERRHVESSSSNSHGHGRRVQRDRDKDKDKEGETYAGSGSGQDEFACLWQGCPRARPFNARYKLLIHMRVHSGEKPNKCPFTGCKKAFSRLENLKIHQRSHTGERPYACQHRGCSKAFSNSSDRAKHQRTHYDTKPYACQVTGCGKRYTDPSSLRKHVKNHSEPPIPLPSLTPDSKSSGNIISNSNLRHDSISTSSKQQQQQIGYTGESNYRTYKTSESYADEDVDLFQTNLCQVDRISMNLDSNQEYVPIDSVKRFLIDDVSGSHVDGTGYQVDDEVPDFQELGSDIEQQFFELSSLDDAVFIDG from the exons ATGTTGATGTTGCTGCAATATG ATTATACGGAGATGCATCTCGAAGACTATCACGTGAGTAGAAGCGAGGAGGACGTGCAACGAACAATTTCCAAAAGTATCAAGCAAGAAGACTTCAACACTTTACACTTAGCACCTATCACTTCCGTAAATACAAGTAATCAACAACCCTGTTGGATCACTTCTCACGCAGACAACATTTCATCTCCTGTTCTACCTAATAATTCCAGTCCTAAAGAATATACAGATTGGGACCAGCTCACGACCGTTTTCCAATATCCCTGTCAGCCATATTCATCTACAGACAGGTCACCAGAAAGTACCAGTAACGAAGCCACTACACCAACATGGAATAACGTCattcataatgaaatatcCGACTGTTCCAATGGACAAAAACTGCCCTCGGTTGGCTCTGCATTTTCTTTCTCAAGAACCTTCTGCAATACCGTTTATCCAGAATATCAAGGTTATCAGGATTATCAGGAGTATCAGGATGACGTATCAGTATCTTTGCCGCTTATTCTTCACAATCAAACCGAGGATCAAGGACTCAATGGATCCATGCAAGCAATTACGGATGAATTTGATCTTAGTTTAATTAGGGGTGATCCTACATCACTCCTGTGTACCAATGTAGAGTCTCCTTCTTCACCCTCATCTACGTATTTAGAAGAACTTCAAGATCCATTCTCTAACTTGAATGGATCTTGTTACGCGGTTGGACATTTGGTCTCTGGACAACAGGCCTCGGTTTCCACGATGAATTTTGTTAATGATACTGGGTTGAATGATGGATTTGGAAATCAAATTGTTTTGCCTAGAAACGAAGGCTTATTATTGACTGACAGGAGAGTGCCAGTGTCCAAGACAGCGCAAGACATGGAGAAACGAAGCAAATCTTTCG ATAGTTCAACAACCGACGAAAATTTGACGTCGACGTATCAGTGCCGATGGATAGATTGCGGTTGCGCCTTTGCCGAACAAGAAGGACTAGTTCGTCATATTGAGAGAAGGCACGTAGAATCTTCGTCATCGAATTCTCATGGACATGGGCGACGAGTCCAAAGAGATAGGGACAAGGACAAAGATAAAGAAGGGGAAACTTACGCGGGTTCGGGAAGTGGACAAGATGAATTTGCTTGTTTGTGGCAAGGATGTCCTCGTGCTCGACCTTTTAATGCGAGATACAAGCTGTTGATTCATATGAGGGTTCATAGTGGAGAAAAACCGAATAAATGTCCG ttCACTGGGTGCAAGAAAGCGTTTTCACGAttagaaaatctaaaaattcacCAAAGATCTCACACGGGAGAAAGACCATATGCTTGTCAGCATCGTGGTTGCTCCAAAGCATTTAGTAATAGTAGTGATCGTGCGAAACATCAGAGAACTCATTATGACACG AAACCATATGCGTGTCAAGTAACCGGATGTGGAAAAAGGTATACAGATCCGTCCAGTTTGAGAAAACACGTGAAGAATCACTCAGAGCCGCCGATTCCATTGCCTTCGTTAACGCCAGATAGCAAAAGTTCTGGtaatataattagtaatagTAACTTACGGCATGATTCAATTTCTACGAGTTCGaagcagcaacagcaacagatCGGCTATACAGGagaatcgaattatcgaaCGTATAAGACTTCGGAGTCTTATGCGGACGAGGACGTGGATCTGTTCCAGACGAATCTGTGTCAGGTCGATAGGATTTCCATGAACCTTGACAGCAATCAAGAATATGTCCCTATCGATTCTGTGAAACGCTTTCTCATCGACGACGTCAGTGGATCGCACGTGGATGGTACAG ggTACCAGGTCGACGATGAAGTTCCTGACTTTCAAGAACTTGGTTCAGATATTGAACAACAGTTTTTCGAATTGAGTAGTCTAGATGATGCGGTTTTCATCGATGGTTga
- the LOC100576110 gene encoding zinc finger protein GLI4 isoform X1 has product MTNCNISNHVFDVSVTFHSIFSPTYHYTEMHLEDYHVSRSEEDVQRTISKSIKQEDFNTLHLAPITSVNTSNQQPCWITSHADNISSPVLPNNSSPKEYTDWDQLTTVFQYPCQPYSSTDRSPESTSNEATTPTWNNVIHNEISDCSNGQKLPSVGSAFSFSRTFCNTVYPEYQGYQDYQEYQDDVSVSLPLILHNQTEDQGLNGSMQAITDEFDLSLIRGDPTSLLCTNVESPSSPSSTYLEELQDPFSNLNGSCYAVGHLVSGQQASVSTMNFVNDTGLNDGFGNQIVLPRNEGLLLTDRRVPVSKTAQDMEKRSKSFDSSTTDENLTSTYQCRWIDCGCAFAEQEGLVRHIERRHVESSSSNSHGHGRRVQRDRDKDKDKEGETYAGSGSGQDEFACLWQGCPRARPFNARYKLLIHMRVHSGEKPNKCPFTGCKKAFSRLENLKIHQRSHTGERPYACQHRGCSKAFSNSSDRAKHQRTHYDTKPYACQVTGCGKRYTDPSSLRKHVKNHSEPPIPLPSLTPDSKSSGNIISNSNLRHDSISTSSKQQQQQIGYTGESNYRTYKTSESYADEDVDLFQTNLCQVDRISMNLDSNQEYVPIDSVKRFLIDDVSGSHVDGTGYQVDDEVPDFQELGSDIEQQFFELSSLDDAVFIDG; this is encoded by the exons ATGACGAATTGCAACATCTCGAATCATGTTTTTGACGTCTCCGTAACTTTCCATTCAATCTTCTCGCCAACTTACC ATTATACGGAGATGCATCTCGAAGACTATCACGTGAGTAGAAGCGAGGAGGACGTGCAACGAACAATTTCCAAAAGTATCAAGCAAGAAGACTTCAACACTTTACACTTAGCACCTATCACTTCCGTAAATACAAGTAATCAACAACCCTGTTGGATCACTTCTCACGCAGACAACATTTCATCTCCTGTTCTACCTAATAATTCCAGTCCTAAAGAATATACAGATTGGGACCAGCTCACGACCGTTTTCCAATATCCCTGTCAGCCATATTCATCTACAGACAGGTCACCAGAAAGTACCAGTAACGAAGCCACTACACCAACATGGAATAACGTCattcataatgaaatatcCGACTGTTCCAATGGACAAAAACTGCCCTCGGTTGGCTCTGCATTTTCTTTCTCAAGAACCTTCTGCAATACCGTTTATCCAGAATATCAAGGTTATCAGGATTATCAGGAGTATCAGGATGACGTATCAGTATCTTTGCCGCTTATTCTTCACAATCAAACCGAGGATCAAGGACTCAATGGATCCATGCAAGCAATTACGGATGAATTTGATCTTAGTTTAATTAGGGGTGATCCTACATCACTCCTGTGTACCAATGTAGAGTCTCCTTCTTCACCCTCATCTACGTATTTAGAAGAACTTCAAGATCCATTCTCTAACTTGAATGGATCTTGTTACGCGGTTGGACATTTGGTCTCTGGACAACAGGCCTCGGTTTCCACGATGAATTTTGTTAATGATACTGGGTTGAATGATGGATTTGGAAATCAAATTGTTTTGCCTAGAAACGAAGGCTTATTATTGACTGACAGGAGAGTGCCAGTGTCCAAGACAGCGCAAGACATGGAGAAACGAAGCAAATCTTTCG ATAGTTCAACAACCGACGAAAATTTGACGTCGACGTATCAGTGCCGATGGATAGATTGCGGTTGCGCCTTTGCCGAACAAGAAGGACTAGTTCGTCATATTGAGAGAAGGCACGTAGAATCTTCGTCATCGAATTCTCATGGACATGGGCGACGAGTCCAAAGAGATAGGGACAAGGACAAAGATAAAGAAGGGGAAACTTACGCGGGTTCGGGAAGTGGACAAGATGAATTTGCTTGTTTGTGGCAAGGATGTCCTCGTGCTCGACCTTTTAATGCGAGATACAAGCTGTTGATTCATATGAGGGTTCATAGTGGAGAAAAACCGAATAAATGTCCG ttCACTGGGTGCAAGAAAGCGTTTTCACGAttagaaaatctaaaaattcacCAAAGATCTCACACGGGAGAAAGACCATATGCTTGTCAGCATCGTGGTTGCTCCAAAGCATTTAGTAATAGTAGTGATCGTGCGAAACATCAGAGAACTCATTATGACACG AAACCATATGCGTGTCAAGTAACCGGATGTGGAAAAAGGTATACAGATCCGTCCAGTTTGAGAAAACACGTGAAGAATCACTCAGAGCCGCCGATTCCATTGCCTTCGTTAACGCCAGATAGCAAAAGTTCTGGtaatataattagtaatagTAACTTACGGCATGATTCAATTTCTACGAGTTCGaagcagcaacagcaacagatCGGCTATACAGGagaatcgaattatcgaaCGTATAAGACTTCGGAGTCTTATGCGGACGAGGACGTGGATCTGTTCCAGACGAATCTGTGTCAGGTCGATAGGATTTCCATGAACCTTGACAGCAATCAAGAATATGTCCCTATCGATTCTGTGAAACGCTTTCTCATCGACGACGTCAGTGGATCGCACGTGGATGGTACAG ggTACCAGGTCGACGATGAAGTTCCTGACTTTCAAGAACTTGGTTCAGATATTGAACAACAGTTTTTCGAATTGAGTAGTCTAGATGATGCGGTTTTCATCGATGGTTga